The sequence AAAAAAAATAAAAGTGACCCTTAAAAACGACTCAAGTGAAACAGGGTCACACCTCGCAATATTATAATTATTGAGACGCTGCCGTGCCATTATCACTGTATTTGGCGAGAATCGCTGCAACCTTTTGAACCCGTGTGTTTCCGTGGTAATCCTGATCCACTACTACGATGGGGCCCAACGCACAAGCGCCCAAACAGTTCACTGTTTTAAGCGTAAACTGGTTATCCGGCGTCGTCTCCCCTGCTCTGATCCCTAGCCTTCGCTCTAACTCATCCAACACACGATGCGAACCCCTCACATGACACGCTGTTCCAAGACAGCATTGAATTAAATGCTTTCCTCGCGGTTTCAAACTAAAGGCATGATAGAATGAAGCAATGCTATAAATATCTATTAGTGGAATGTTTAATTTTTGTGCAACATAGCGGAGTGGTTGTTCAGGTAGGTAGTTATATTGGGCTTGAATCTCATGCAAAATTGAAATGATGCCAGCCCGGGTGCTTCCATTGGCTGCGATGATCTCATCTAATTTTGCCGTTTCCATGAATCACCCTTTCATTATTATGATTTCCTTGATTCCGGAAAAACATTATTAGGCGAATCACGGATAGTAGTATACAATTTTTTTTTAAAAGATGCAACGGTTTTTTTCAAAATTTTTAGCTCCATTTAGCGAGGTTTTTCCCTAGCTGATAGCACTGAGCCAGCAATTCTTGATTTTTCCTATAGTCCTCAGCAACGAATTCGAGCGGTAATTTCAGCTTTGTATATAGCTCCTGTAGCTGTCCTTCGGTCATTCGGACTTGATTGATCACAGCCAATCGAGTACCAACCACAACCGTTAGCCGGTTTTGTTCTCCCAATACCTCAATCATGAACTGGAACAAATCGATGATGGGTTGAGCATCATCTGGCGCAGGAGATCCAAGGCATAAGATCAAAACAAAATGCTTTCGCCATTGATGCCAGGGAGTGTGCTGCAATCCGCTTTCAGTGATGCGAACTTCCATAAACGACCGAAACCGATCCAATATTTTTTTCAGTGGAGCGGAAAGATGATGAAAATAAACTGGAGAACCGAATATGAGCGCATCTGACTCTATAATCTTTTGGCTCAGCTCTGGCCATTCATCATCTCGAAGAACACAATGGCGAACTAGATTACATTTCAGACAGCCTGTACAATATCGAATATTTGCCTGATAGGCGATAATTTGATCCACTTGAGCCCCGACATCGGTTGCACCGCGCATAACCTCCTGAAGCAATGCCGATGTATTGCCGTTACTCCGAGGACTCCCATTGAAAATCAGCACCTTCATATGTCTTTCCTTTTTCGGGTCAATCGATGGCCTCTGCTGGCAGATCCCAGCACGCTTAAACGGGAAAAATATGCCCTTACCCTTCATCAGCGTGTCCTTTTCAACGTCTCGCTAAATTAATCAAATTGCACTTCATTTTCAATCTTTTTATTTGAATCAACAAAGAGTTTGCACCCAACCAGAAAAACATTGACAATTCAGAATTATTTTTTTACTTTTGCTTGAAACGAATTCGATGTGCGGTAGATTAAGATGAACTCTTCGGGTCATTTTCTTGTGTTTTATTATGAGTCCTGATTGGCATTGGGGAATTATCGCTTGGATTCTTTCCTAACACAGTTTTTAAATTGAATCTTTAGGGGGCAAATAATCATGGCGGTAAGATTTATCCTTGGTCAAGGATTTGGATACCAAAAAAATCACCAGGTCCCTCGAAAATAAAATATGCATCGCTTATTTTAGGGTCTTTGAGATTGCATCGAAAAATCGATTTCTATAAAATCTCTTTTTGCACCAGTTAAATTTGAAAAGATAGATTCATTTTCAGATCTCCAGGTTAGGGTAATTTTGGTTTCGATAATTCCTATTTCTATTCCCCTTCTTATAGGTTACCGACCGGTATAGTTGAGATTGAGCTGCGCAAGAGATCAAATTATCAATGCGCGAATATGGAGGATAAAGTGGTTAGAACGTTGATCATGAACTTCGGAATATTGTTCTTCTTTGGTGGTTACAGCCTTTCCTCTTCCCAACCGAAACAAGCTTTTCCCACACCCAAAATCCCATTCAATCCCAAACATTATATCTGTTATCAAGCCAATTTTCCATTAAAAATCGATGGCAAGCTCGATGAACCCATCTGGCAGCAGGCCGACTGGACCGATGATTTCGTGGACATCGAAGGCGATCTGAAGCCCAGACCCCGCTTTCGCACTCGGGCTAAGATGCTGTGGGATGCGGACTATTTCTACGTCGCCGCTGAGCTGGAGGAGCCCGACATCTGGGCGACCTTGACTGAGCGGGATGCGGTGATTTTTTATGACAATGATTTTGAGATCTTCATCGATCCTGACGGTGATACGCACGAGTATTATGAGTTCGAGATGAATGCCTTCAACACGGTCTGGGACCTGCTATTGATCAAGCCGTATCGAGACGGCGGGCCTGCGGTGAATGCCTGGGATATACAGGGATTGAAAACAGGCGTTTTTATCGATGGAACGATCAATCAGCCTGGGGATCGGGATAAATTCTGGTCGGTGGAAGTTGCCCTGCCGTGGCAGGTGCTCAAGGAATGTGCCCATCGGGATACGCCACCGAAAAATGGCGATCAGTGGCGGGTCAATTTCTCACGGGTGGAATGGCAGGTGGAAGTGAGCGATGGCAAGTACCGCAAGGTCGTCAATCCTGCCACGGGCAAGCCGTTTCCAGAGGACAACTGGGTTTGGTCGCCGCAGGGATTGATCAATATGCACTACCCCGAGATGTGGGGCTTTGTGCAATTCTCCGATAAAATCGCTGGTCAGGAGAAGGATGAATTTCAATTTGATCCAAAAGAAACGGCCAAATGGACGTTGAGGCAGATTTATTATCAGGAGCGAAATTATTTCGAGCAATTGGGTAGATACACTGATGAATTATCCAAATTGAATTTAAAGAAAGCGGATCTGAATTTGCCAAGCACGATTCATACAACCCCGAATCTGTTTGAAGCAACCTTAAAAACAGGGGAACAGGAAATACGGATTACGCAGGATGGCAGAACGATGATAAAATAGCTCTGCAGATTTAAAAATAAAACCCATTCAAAAGTAAGATTTAAAAATGGTCTCAGAAATGAAAGGTCTCAGAAAAAAAAATTAAAATCCAATTCTATGGCCTTTCATTTCTGTGACCAAATTGAACAGGCCTCAGAATTGAAAGGTCTCAGAAAAAAACAGAATCCAATTCTGTGGCCTTTCAATTCTAAAACTCGTGTTCTGCAATGTTAAAATTTGATTGTCATTCCGAACGGAGCGCAGCGGAGTGAGGAATCTTGATATTAATTAAACAAGCAGATTCCTCGCTTCGCTCGGAATGACCTTTCCTTCTGGTTATTAGAATCCTACTGATTCCATCGCTTGGAGCGATGGCATCAGTAACCAATTCTGTGTCCTTTCATTTCTGTGACCAAATTGAACTGGTCTCAGAAATGAAAGGTCTCAGAAAAAAACCTAAAATTCAATTCTGTGGCCTTTCATTTCTGTGACCACCAA comes from candidate division KSB1 bacterium and encodes:
- the nuoE gene encoding NADH-quinone oxidoreductase subunit NuoE — protein: METAKLDEIIAANGSTRAGIISILHEIQAQYNYLPEQPLRYVAQKLNIPLIDIYSIASFYHAFSLKPRGKHLIQCCLGTACHVRGSHRVLDELERRLGIRAGETTPDNQFTLKTVNCLGACALGPIVVVDQDYHGNTRVQKVAAILAKYSDNGTAASQ
- a CDS encoding flavodoxin family protein, producing the protein MKVLIFNGSPRSNGNTSALLQEVMRGATDVGAQVDQIIAYQANIRYCTGCLKCNLVRHCVLRDDEWPELSQKIIESDALIFGSPVYFHHLSAPLKKILDRFRSFMEVRITESGLQHTPWHQWRKHFVLILCLGSPAPDDAQPIIDLFQFMIEVLGEQNRLTVVVGTRLAVINQVRMTEGQLQELYTKLKLPLEFVAEDYRKNQELLAQCYQLGKNLAKWS
- a CDS encoding carbohydrate-binding family 9-like protein, yielding MVRTLIMNFGILFFFGGYSLSSSQPKQAFPTPKIPFNPKHYICYQANFPLKIDGKLDEPIWQQADWTDDFVDIEGDLKPRPRFRTRAKMLWDADYFYVAAELEEPDIWATLTERDAVIFYDNDFEIFIDPDGDTHEYYEFEMNAFNTVWDLLLIKPYRDGGPAVNAWDIQGLKTGVFIDGTINQPGDRDKFWSVEVALPWQVLKECAHRDTPPKNGDQWRVNFSRVEWQVEVSDGKYRKVVNPATGKPFPEDNWVWSPQGLINMHYPEMWGFVQFSDKIAGQEKDEFQFDPKETAKWTLRQIYYQERNYFEQLGRYTDELSKLNLKKADLNLPSTIHTTPNLFEATLKTGEQEIRITQDGRTMIK